TGTAGAATAATGGTGCAAACCAGAAGATTAACAGAGCGAGTTTGACTTAGTGTAGGGATCTGTCTGGAGCTTGATTCTGGTGCCAATAGTGATGTGGCTGTCTAATAGATCTCTACTGACTACTATGAGAGATTAATCAAAGGGAGAGACCTGTGAGTTTAAATCTGCCATCTTCCTGATGTCAGGCATTTTAACTTGGTGATAATTGTTCAGATTATTTGATAATAATGAGTTACCATGTGATGTATTCCATCTTGCCTCAGCTGAGATGTGTGTGCCCAATATGTGTATTTCCTCATTGCATAATGATGTGTCTAAGAGCTTTTACTTTATAGGAATATGTCACAGAGCTTTGCTGCTGGATCTAGGAAATATTCTGAAACTGTAAATGCTGACAGTCTGTGTTGGACACCTTCCATAAATTCAAAACCTAGTGTATGCTTTGAGAAGTAAGTATATCTTCAGTTTAAGAGAGGTAGAGTTCTTGCAGACTATAAATCTTAAATTTATTAAGTTCATACATTGAACATGTCAGATGTTCAGAGTTGAAGAGATTTGCTTTCCTGACCTTCTTTGTGATCCTGTGCTAACATTCTGATATTTTCAGGCATTGTTCTACTTCATATCCCTTTCTAAGTTCCCATGAAATATTTAGGTCTTCCAAATGATATCGAGCCACGTTTTCCAAGTCATTCAAAGCCTTCAGTAAATCCCTTGCAAATCAGGGGATGTGATGATCCTTAAAAATAAGTGTTACTGtgttacagtaaaaaaaaaagagccaacTTAGTGTAAAACTTCTGATGTTATTAGTTTGATACTTACTGGTTTTTGTAGGGAGCCAAAATGGTGGAGTGAGTGGAAGGAAAATAGCTGCTGCAGTTGTGCTCCAAAGTAAatgtttctctcctttctcgACACTGAAAGAGCACTtattaattactgtttttgaaaaatctttcagGTTTCTACAAAAACATCTAAGAACGTTTTTCATAAAGGattgtttctttgttccttcgtttcatgtattttgcagccttctgtgttattttttttttctgtttttcattgtaTAACCAGTTCAATCCCTTGAATGCCTTAAGTTATTAGTTTGATATGAAAGGTGAGGAAAAAAGCTtccttcaaaggaaaaataatgtggGTGTAGAAACTACTGTTGAGAACTCTAGATCAAACATATTACTTTAAACAATTTGTAGCTTTTCAAGAGATCATTTCTATGTTTTCTCCGGAATAAATGCATTAGCTGTTTTGAATTGACATGGTTTGAATCCTTTCACTTAAGTAACCATGCAAGTTTTGGTGTGCTTGCTTCTCTTTTAGTATAACTaaattttttagttttaatacACACTGTGGAGTACTGGCATTATTATACTTACATGCTTGAAATCTGCATATAAATAGAATAAAGTGTTATAAATCAGCAAGTGTTTTAAATGATacaactggggaaaaaaaaaagaaacatggctGAGGTGTTTATTTCACAGGATtgtgtattattattattattattatttactattttGATAATATCGTACTGCCATGCTCTAAAAAGTAAGagtataaaatactttttaaaacttatttaatGAACTCTGTGCTGTTACCAGATACTACTGTAAGGGTTCAGGGTTTCTGTCTGTTAAAGTAAAAATTTATAGTGTCTTATCTCTAGGCTGTGTTCACTTGTACTTAGACTGCAAAAAAACCAGTGCGTGTGGAATTTTGCAGCTGGCACCTGCAGTTCAGCAAGCTGCCTGATGGACAATTAATGTTTTTATGGTTTTGCACAACTCTTATTTTGAAGTTCACATCTTTCTATTGGCATAAATTAGAGTTGTGTGAGGCTTCAGAGCACACCTGATTTGAATATTTTGATGAGGCTTAGCATGATTCCACCATTGGACTGGGACATTTCTGTGCAGGTGCATCCTACCAGCACAGTTGGGGTGGGTAGGTATACACAGTTCTGGTGAATGTTCATGGGTTAAATTGTAAAATCATGATACTAGAAGTGAGAGACTGAAGGAGGTAGTTTTGTGTCAAACTGGGTTAAAGTTCAATTAAAATGCAAACCCAAAACTTCATGTAATGTCTGATACCACTTTATTAAGTTGTTAGAAACTGTTGTAAGCAAATATGATAGATCAAGGATGAATTGGAACCCTGCAAAACTCTGAAACTCTGCAAATTAATTCTTGAGGTGAGGCTTGGTCTTGGGACTCAAGCTGGAGTTTTGTTCCCCTCCAGTTGAGTGTTAAAGTTCTTTGCTATTTCCATTTCTGGTACTTGCAGACAAATCTAACtgggtttgtttcttctgttttccagcatgCCATCAGAAATGCTGATAAAGGTATTTTCCTATTTGGATGCTGTATCCCTGCTGCACGTTGCTTGTGTGAATAAGCTCTTCTATCAGCTGGCCAGTGATAAGTAAGGAAAGTGTGCTAGTCTTACTTGTACATCAGTTGAGTTTACCTGAGTTACTAGTCTTCCTAATCTAGTTTCATTGATGCCAGAGCACTGATGAATGGTACCCACTGGCAATTACTCTGCTGAAAGTGTACTGCGTAGCTCACAGTACAATGTGTTGCATGGAATTTTAGCTGTGCATGCCCTATTAACTTTAGTGGGAAGTATCAGACAAAACCTAAATACGATGCCTTGAAATGTTGTtgttagcatttatttttttgtaaaatttgcatttatttctgtttgtattcATAACCACCTGCACTGGATCATTAGCTCAGGCAGTCTTTAGTGGTGCGTAGACAGTAGCTTTGTGGAATTAAGCTTTTATAACTGTAGAAGTCCAACTACTTTAGCtctttttttggtctgtttGCAGAGGATTTGACTTAGTCAAGTGATTGACTGGTGGCTTTTATCTGTTCTGTCTATCCAATTTTGGTGACTTTTAAATGAAAGGCCAGACGTAAATATTGGCGACTGTCTTGTTATTGTTTATATTGAGCTAATTTCAACATGACTTTATGAAAGGATCAAGAGCTTTCATTTGTACAGGTAACTAGCATACATAGTAATCATTTCTTTCCCCATGATTCTGCTGTATTGGTattatttaaatgagaaaaatctcttCCTGTACAGTAAATTGCTGCAACCAGTAGTCATCTGTATTTCAGTTATTTGCTAAAATTTGATCAGTTAAGAACTTACGAATTTCAAGGGAAGGTCATAATccagatttactttttttgagGCTGTCAGCACATGTATACATGTAACCTATGTTAACTATACAATTTTTACGTGTCTTATAGCTTTTTCAACTTCAGAGTAGTAAAACAGGATTAAACTGTTgtaatttgtttgtttccatctcagcatttccattttctaatCTCAGCAGTGATTACTATATGGACAAAAATATGATCTGTGGAtaagttgcttttctttattgaGGAGACCGTCTGGTTCAGTAAGATTgggtcattttttttctgttggattTCTATGGGCCTTCCTGATACCCTAAATCTTTTGGTGCTTTCAGAGAAATTTCAACTGTGACAAATCTGGTCTTTTCTCTGGCAGAGTATCTTCTTGAGAATAGCTTTGCTGTCCTGCATGTACTTATTGTTAAGCAGCTTCAATAGCTCAGCTGAGTCAAGAGCCATCAGTCTTTCTGTACGGTGCATCTGTGATGCccagtgctgtgttttgtctttgggctctgtatggggctgctgaatcacagcctgaacctctgattaatcacctgaggcgagcaatgagtcagccagaggagcacaggtgaaggcaattctcctgtgctgcaggaagggggaGCCTGGCttcacctctcctagacccatttaagagctgactgccgGTGGGGAAGGATccctctggagatctgctccgCTGGAGtccatcttgtgagcccaggataggttgagtgactttctttccttactccaatataacaactacattagccaagctcctggatataccatACCATCTGTATACCCATTGATTATACAGGGTCTTCACATAATGTCTCCATTCCTTGGTGTTGAAGTCTTCAGTATAACTGTTGAAGGCAGGGAAATGTTTCTGTCCCCTCTTTCTGCTCTACCCCCAAGGTCAGCATGTAGTAGTTATTCCTTTCTGTCACGTGATATTTGATTGCTGGTAGAAGGTAACTGTATAACATGATCTAAGAAGATAGAACACCAGAAGATCTTTTAGATTTGCCTACACCATTTTGCTGGTGTGGTCAAATGGTGAATGACAGTGCATATCTGATTCTGGCACTTGAGTTAGCATGAAGAGATTGATTTGGTTTATTGTGATAGTGTCCAGTAAGAGGTCTTGAGGTGAATATTGCACTTAACACCATGAGGCAAAAGCCACATATAATCTGCTGTCAGAGGCAAATTCATGCTTCCTTGTTGGATGTCTTTATGATTTGTGAGACTGATAGGTGGGTAGTTCCTGGGGTCATCCTTTTTGCCCTTCTTAAGAATGGTTAtaatgttgcctttttttcagTTGCCAGAGACTTTGTCTAACTACCATGACTTTTTCAAGTACCCTTAAGAGTGTCTTGCTGACTATATCAGCTATTTCCCTCTGGTCTCTGGGATTCATGTCCTCGGGAGCCATAGACATGTGGATGTTAAAGTTCCTCAGGTGATCACGAACCTGATCTTTGCTCACAACAGGAGGGATGTTGCTTCCCCAATCCCCTCCTTCCAAATCTTTCATTTGAGGGCTGTGTGAGCAGTTGTCAGAGAAGATCAAGACAAAAAATTTGAttacctcagccttctcctcgTTTCgttgtttttggttttcaaaactgaaatctttgtgttgtgttgttttttaaatgagattgtTCTCAGTAGTGCTTTCTCTCTCCCTGACCTGGCTGTTAACCTTCTTTTACCATTCATAGAAGCTTATGTTGAGAAGCTGCAAGGTCTATTCAAAATTCCTGAATATTTCTGCATCAATAACAGAGTCTGGTTAAAGGCATGTTGAGACTTATTCTCAGCTAGGGAAATTGGAAGGGTTTTCTTGGGTTAGAGGTAGAGGAATACATTCAGTCCTTGAATGTTTTAATTCCtgaaggagggggaaaaaatgcattgcaaAGCACATTAGTGTAAGTTTGTCCTGGGATTAAGTGAGATCTGGCAAAGGTAATTTCTCTCTTGAGAATTTGATTTCTGTTATTAGTTTTCTTTAGCAGTTATGTAGACTGTGTAAGTTCAGAATTAGCAGTCTAATTGGCAACAGTAACTTGCAGATTATTGTTTGAATTCGTCTAACATCTTGTACTCGGTATCTCTGTACTACCCTAGAGATAATTGAGAGTTGGGAGAGAAATAAATCCTCTTGCCTTTCCTAGCAGAAAAGAGGTGAATCTGTCATTTCTCTTGGGTAGTTCTTTGATCTTGGTATCCAGAgctcttggggaaaaaaaaaaagtgcagatgGGTTTGACTTGTCATTGATATTTCCATCGTATATACGTAAGTGAAAAGCTTGAGGATTCTGGACTATTTTTCTTAAGTAACTTTTTTCACTGGTTATTTTTGCTTGAGGAGGATGCATCATTGTTTGGGGGTGgaattttcaaaagcaactaCTTAAACTTGTACAGTTTTCATTTAAGTCATGGTATGGCTATGTTATCTCTGGATTCTACCTTTTCAGGAAGACAGAcaagacttttctttctttcctgttggTAACTTTTTCTCAAAtttgtacatatttttttttttttaatatctgtttaGTGACTGTAAGGGACAGCCTGTGAAGAAAGTAGCAGCATAAAGCAAAGGAAGACTTAAAAATTGCTTATCTATTGTTTTATTGAAAGGCAAAGCACAGTGGAAAGTTCCCAAGATAAAAAAATTCTACTTTCTAGAGCACTAGtctaaaactttattttaatgtatttgtgaTATTTATCAACCTTGCTGGCAAATTTTAAGAATGAATTgggtaactttttttcttttttttctgtgatagaGCAGGAAGTTCTAAGTAGATCTCACTTAGTATGTATACTCTAGAAGAAAAAGTATATCCAAAGAGTCTGTATCCTCTGAGATGGCCTCATAAGCTCATGAGGCATGCTGACTGACATATACCATCTTTTAGATTCAGGTTTACACTTGATATGAGCTATTCAGAGATCATAATATGGAAAACTGTAAAACCTGTGCCTTTGCAATGACCGGTATATGGGAGGCTACGCCTTCATGTCCTCTTTAAACTTAGATTTAGATTAAGCCCTATTTGCTGATACTCTGAGACTTCATATTTTCTACCAGCATTATGCTCGGTGATAACCGAGATCTGCCTGTATAAGATGGGCTTTCTATTGTATTGCTGAAGTGATTAGATGGTTAGTGCTTATAATTAAGTAACTTGAAATTTGTGtgattttcctctgttttctgttctttttttttttttttcNNNNNNNNNNNNNNNNNNNNNNNNNNNNNNNNNNNNNNNNNNNNNNNNNNNNNNNNNNNNNNNNNNNNNNNNNNNNNNNNNNNNNNNNNNNNNNNNNNNNcatccaacctggccttgagcacctccagggatggggcaccacagcttccctgggcagctgtgccagcacctgagtgaaaaacttccccctcacaGCAAATATAAATCTCTCCTCTTgtagtttaaaataattcttccttgtcctgtcactaccaGACCATGCAAAATATCTGTTATTATTTTGGTTTAGTGATCCACAATTGGGCAATGCCCTTTCAAAGGGGTCTGCAGGGAGTTTGTCTGATAGGCTCTTAGGACTGATAAAGGCATCTGTGTTCTGAACAAAATATGTCTGGATGCCTATAAAAACTGTAGATGACAAGGAGGAACCATCCCAGCTTTGATCATTGAAGAGACATAAATAGGAACTGTGGATAGGAAAGAGGATTATAGTATTTTAGAGTCTCTGCAATTTGTCAGCATTCTTTGTTGAGAATTAATTACTTTACTTTTTCACATACTGCTACCCAAGAAATTCATGTCTCAGTCTTTGTTAAAACTCCAATTAAAGGTGTTGTGCCTCCTCTCCATCGCCAGCCAGATTAAGTCTAACAGCTGGAGTACTTTTAAATGCCTAAGTTCATACAACTTAATTTTCTCcttagtttgttttttaaaaataatttgcagaatatttttgaaaCTGTTATTATTCTGGAAAGAGTGTGGGAAAGTTCTGGAAACTTGGCTGTAAAATAAGGACGATAGAACAGCAAATACTGATGGCAACAAATTAATACTATAATGCTAATTCTAATgctaatttcctttttaatgtatttttcaactGAACAACAATATAACAATGTAAAATAATGACACATTacacatttattaaaaataacttgatCATTGTAAAAAGTATGCATTCATGCTGTCACTGAGTTCTGAATATGACAAAGGTTATTTCAAATCAGAAACAGAATACATGCCACTagtatttttattaagaaaaaataacaaaaacctTACACACGCTGGGGTCCGGGAGAGTTCCTGTGTAGCATAAAGTGCTTTCCTTGACATCCTTACTGGAAATCCACACAGATGTGAAAACTTAGCCTtcacatcagaaataaaagagtTCAACACACTTCCCGAGTCTGTTCTAGGGAAATACTGCACTGGCTGACTTCGAATGCATCTTAGAGGGTACCTGAATAGTGTTCAGGGATACATAACAAGGGTCTTTGTATTTTCACAATTACTAATCactttcctttagaaaaaaacacatttaaagattttttttttcccccccaaaaaggtgaagaaaagtATCTACTTTAAGTGACCAAAGCTTACAAAGTTACAGGACTTCAAACATTCTACCCTACTGCAATAATGGTACATAACCTTCAGTGTAGTCTTCCCTAGCAAGAAAatctcttgaaaataaatatttgctcaCCACAGTTTTACAGAAACATAGTGTTAATGTAACCGTTCCTTTTAAGTCACCATTTAGATTGGCAGTATCATGTTTACAGAAGCTGAGAAACAACATGATCTGTTTGACTTCCTATTTTTCAATTCTAGCACAAACAGatgtaatgttttatttcagtttgacTAACGAAACAATTCCACTGATTTCTATGAAGTTGTAGAAGAAAATGTGGTGCATTCAATAATGAAAATTTAGGTCTCAGCTAAGAGAGTGATAGAGAACATGGAACAAATATATTCTCAAAGGATACGTAAATAGCCTTTCCCCTATTGGCTTGAAGTAAACACTCAAgtatatttctttctcatcaaTATCCTCAGGAAGAATATATCcatactaaaaaacaaaaaacaaaactccataAATGCACATTACAACTATAAGTTTAATATAAACAcatggaagagaggaaaaatacaaaaacagtgCTTCTTACCAGATTCTTCCAGTGCATCTGAAATTCTTCATATGAGTGGAAAGGAGATTCTGGAGGAATTCTACGGCTGATGTTTATGATCTGACCCATTTTCATGCTGTGCACAGGTGAAAAAAGATGTTTATAAAGGATGTCATAAAGctcatttgaaaatacattggactttcaaaaaaagaatcaggcactggaatgggcccagggaggtggtggagtcaccaaccctggagggGATCAAAGAATGTTTGGACTTTGTGTTAGGAACACAGGTTAAGTGGGAACTATTGGTAACaggaagatggttggactagatgaccttgtaggtcttttccaaccttggtgattctatgattctgtgattatttggCATTTAAAGCACGTATGTATTATTCTTAAGTTTTGAGAACCAACATCTTTAGTTCATAAGATTACAACAGAGCAAAAGCAATGTTTGCTGAAATATAGAGAAGAGCTTGGAACCTACAAGGCTGATTGCTCTCATCTGCAATACCCACTACCACTGAGTGTAGAGCAAATGAAAACATATCATTACTTCTGACACTTATGATGAAAATCATAGGTGAGGATCGAGACAGTTTGTGGCAGagactggaaatatttttatcttaaaatttACACTTTCTTCTACAATTatactcaaagaaaaataacactacAACAGTAGCAAAGAGTACTAAAGTTGAAATGATGTTTAAACAACTTGtgatttactctttttttcacattttccatgACACTGAGACCTAGAAGGAAAATTTCCTGAATGTAAAACAGGTGTTCTTATCACTAGCACTGAATTTACAATTTGAATGGCAAATGTtccaagaaatatttgtttctgctgGAATTTAAACAAATGCCTACCTTGGCAAAACATAGCACCAGTTAGTTAATATGGAATGACTGTCAATAACTGTGTTTTCATTGCTCTCAAACAGCTTTAGGATGTTAGCCGAAATATCAAAATCTTCCagcttaaaatagaaaaaagttatttgcaaATATCTGTATAGTAGtacaaaatttaaatataaaaactgtATAAGACAATATAATGTAGTTTATACCTTATTCATTCATCTCAGACTCCTTATGAAATAAGCAAATTGTATGCTATCTTATGTTAGAGCCAACACTTCCCAAGG
The DNA window shown above is from Meleagris gallopavo isolate NT-WF06-2002-E0010 breed Aviagen turkey brand Nicholas breeding stock chromosome 3, Turkey_5.1, whole genome shotgun sequence and carries:
- the C3H18orf63 gene encoding uncharacterized protein C18orf63 homolog, producing MNDRRHQSLFFASLPDLQKLCAATITLSPHLSESEMRSTQIKVCRQLIFLYQDILSAPVIGTLNQISVVMAIPFYKSGLCEAYVERQGATLEAPQKVNPAILQTCLSYTLTARLTPKWNKAGHLLVQGRDFLSQMGRQNAVVLDINVSEAQLCISVEACSVRLPPPKLEDFDISANILKLFESNENTVIDSHSILTNWCYVLPSMKMGQIINISRRIPPESPFHSYEEFQMHWKNLYGYILPEDIDEKEIYLSVYFKPIGERLFTYPLRCIRSQPVQYFPRTDSGSVLNSFISDVKAKFSHLCGFPVRMSRKALYATQELSRTPACVRFLLFFLNKNTSGMYSVSDLK
- the LOC104910225 gene encoding F-box only protein 15-like, encoding MAAARGSAPLQYGRKAVPAPAGLGRLCSFTPVAASRSGRAAELRNMSQSFAAGSRKYSETVNADSLCWTPSINSKPSVCFENMPSEMLIKVFSYLDAVSLLHVACVNKLFYQLASDKGFDLVK